Proteins found in one Ptychodera flava strain L36383 chromosome 3, AS_Pfla_20210202, whole genome shotgun sequence genomic segment:
- the LOC139127099 gene encoding uncharacterized protein, translated as METDPVTKETAARTVNILRRGACFGELALIHHSKRTATVTSDTFCELISIGREDFHDIFMRVTEPGKDPPHIEYLRTLPLVKNWPVDLLFEETEMCSFPLLQARYRYMQRQQ; from the exons ATGGAGACAGATCCCGTCACCAAGGAAACCGCAGCCAGGACGGTCAATATACTGAGACGCGGAGCATGTTTTGGTGAGTTGGCTCTCATCCATCACTCCAAGAGAACGGCGACTGTCACCAGCGACACATTCTGTGAACTAATATCAATAGGACGAGAA GATTTCCACGATATTTTCATGAGAGTCACGGAACCTGGAAAAGATCCACCTCACATCGAATACCTCAG AACGCTGCCATTGGTGAAAAATTGGCCTGTGGATCTTCTTTTCGAAGAAACTGAAATGTGTTCTTTTCCACTACTACAA GCGAGGTACCGTTATATGCAAAGACAGCAATGA
- the LOC139130214 gene encoding uncharacterized protein, translated as MRSVRSESTSGLNARSEVTRSSGTVKKPRRSILMTEYLRKENTMLSREGRTRRPSDTRSVTEYLRRENTMFPDVSRRRIPSDTRSVSDYLRKENTSLSDVSRLSVSDLTDIHSISTNMKTMRSRSDTSRKDVFVQLEILHSGQVFGLTNMCYDTGLIDSQQPSVSLVSRGAECLMLNKKFFFDNLSEAQRVNLKSIVRPYPLQETLQERLQDLVNWQLYKQHTLNKIVTEHLKIMT; from the exons ATGAGGTCGGTAAGGTCAGAGTCGACAAGTGGCCTTAACGCCAGGTCAGAGGTCACGAGGTCATCCGGGACCGTCAAAAAACCTAGAAGGTCGATATTAATGACAGAGTATCTGAGGAAGGAAAACACCATGCTATCGAGGGAAGGCAGGACGAGGAGGCCATCGGATACGAGATCTGTGACGGAGTATCTTCGGAGGGAGAACACGATGTTTCCCGATGTTAGCCGACGCAGGATCCCTTCAGACACCAGATCAGTGTCGGATTATCTCCGGAAGGAAAATACCTCCTTATCCGACGTTAGCCGACTGTCAGTCTCCGACTTGACCGACATACATTccatttcaacaaatatgaaaacaatgagATCA CGGAGTGATACATCGCGGAAGGATGTTTTCGTTCAACTTGAAATTCTACACAGCGGTCAAGTATTT GGATTGACTAATATGTGCTATGATACCGGACTGATAGATTCCCAACAGCCGTCTGTGAGTCTG GTGAGCCGGGGAGCTGAGTGCTTGATGCTGAACAAGAAGTTCTTTTTTGACAACCTCAGCGAAGCACAGCGGGTCAACCTCAAGTCTATAGTCCGTCCATACCCGCTGCAGGAGACTTTGCAGGAACGCTTACAAGACCTCGTCAACTGGCAGCTATACAAACAGCACACATTGAACAAAATCGTCACGgaacatttgaaaattatgacGTAA